Proteins co-encoded in one Arachis hypogaea cultivar Tifrunner chromosome 13, arahy.Tifrunner.gnm2.J5K5, whole genome shotgun sequence genomic window:
- the LOC112737837 gene encoding probable histone H2A.1 — translation MAGRGKTLGSGNAKKATSRSSKAGLQFPVGRIARFLKAGKYAERVGAGAPVYLAAVLEYLAAEVLELAGNAARDNKKTRIVPRHIQLAVRNDEELSKLLGDVTIANGGVMPNIHNLLLPKKTGTSSKAAGDDDS, via the exons ATGGCGGGTCGAGGCAAAACATTAGGATCTGGCAACGCCAAGAAGGCCACCTCTCGGAGCAGCAAGGCCGGTCTTCAATTCCCCGTTGGTCGTATTGCCCGGTTCCTGAAGGCTGGAAAATACGCCGAACGTGTCGGTGCCGGCGCCCCCGTTTACCTCGCCGCCGTCCTTGAATACCTAGCCGCCGAG GTTCTTGAGTTAGCTGGCAACGCTGCGAGAGATAATAAGAAGACTAGAATTGTGCCACGTCACATTCAATTGGCGGTTAGAAATGACGAAGAGTTAAGCAAGCTTCTTGGAGATGTCACAATTGCCAACGGTGGTGTGATGCCCAACATCCACAACCTCTTGCTTCCTAAGAAGACCGGAACTTCGTCCAAGGCTGCTGGCGATGATGATTCTTAG
- the LOC112737838 gene encoding chitin-inducible gibberellin-responsive protein 1, producing the protein MDSSHLLGFSVTNSSLLSKSSFPTTPPLSHLLLGPLNEVVNSPNLALSTHFNSDTDSALNDSQQLVEVTRAEKRHKSMEEASLQSIPSSTLKQLLILCAKAMSENNMKDFDQLIDKARSAVSISGEPIQRLGAYLVEGLVARKEKSGNNIYHALRCKQPAGTELLSYMQMLYEICPYFKFGYMAANGAIAEACRNEDRIHIIDFQIAQGTQWTTLLQALAARPSGAPHVRITGIDDPVSKYARGEELEAVGESLSKISKKFDIEVEFHGIPVFAPDVTRDMLDVRPGEALVVNFPLQLHHTADESVDVTNPRDGLLRLVKSLSPKVTTLVEQESNTNTTHFFNRFIETLDYYLAMFESINVALPRTSKERINVEQHCLARDIVNIVSCEGKERVERHELFGKWRSRFTMAGFVQYPLSSYVNSIIRNLLNRYSENYSLVEKDGAMLLAWKNRNLISASAWY; encoded by the coding sequence ATGGATTCATCACATCTTCTCGGTTTCAGTGTGACTAATTCTAGCTTACTCAGCAAATCATCTTTTCCAACTACACCTCCGTTATCCCACCTGCTACTTGGACCTTTGAATGAAGTAGTAAACTCACCTAATTTGGCTCTTTCTACTCACTTCAACTCTGATACTGATTCTGCATTGAATGATAGTCAGCAGTTAGTTGAAGTTACGCGTGCAGAGAAACGTCACAAATCAATGGAGGAAGCGTCGCTACAAAGCATTCCGTCGAGCACTTTGAAACAATTGCTCATTTTATGCGCCAAAGCAATGTCTGAAAACAACATGAAAGATTTTGATCAATTGATAGACAAGGCTAGAAGTGCTGTGTCTATCAGCGGGGAGCCAATTCAGCGGCTCGGTGCTTATTTAGTGGAAGGGCTTGTTGCAAGGAAGGAGAAATCGGGTAACAACATCTATCATGCTCTTAGGTGCAAGCAGCCTGCAGGTACAGAGTTACTATCATACATGCAGATGTTATATGAAATTTGTCCATACTTCAAGTTTGGTTACATGGCTGCCAATGGAGCTATTGCTGAAGCATGCCGAAATGAGGACCGAATTCACATAATAGATTTTCAGATTGCACAGGGAACTCAATGGACGACTCTCCTTCAAGCTCTTGCAGCAAGGCCTAGTGGGGCTCCACATGTGCGGATCACCGGGATTGATGATCCTGTTTCTAAATATGCTCGAGGAGAAGAATTGGAGGCAGTTGGCGAAAGTTTGTCGAAAATATCTAAGAAATTTGACATTGAGGTTGAGTTTCATGGAATTCCTGTCTTTGCCCCAGATGTAACCAGGGATATGCTTGATGTCCGGCCTGGAGAGGCCTTGGTCGTTAACTTTCCTCTTCAACTCCATCATACGGCCGATGAGAGTGTCGATGTGACTAATCCAAGGGACGGACTTCTGAGATTGGTTAAGTCTCTTTCTCCTAAGGTAACCACATTGGTGGAGCAGGAATCGAACACAAACACGACGCATTTCTTCAACAGGTTCATAGAAACACTTGATTACTACTTGGCCATGTTCGAGTCCATCAATGTTGCTCTCCCAAGAACGAGCAAGGAGCGGATCAACGTGGAACAACATTGTTTAGCTCGAGATATCGTGAACATTGTTTCTTGTGAAGGGAAGGAAAGGGTGGAGCGGCATGAACTGTTTGGTAAGTGGAGGTCTAGGTTCACAATGGCAGGTTTTGTGCAATATCCTTTGAGCTCTTATGTGAATTCCATTATAAGAAACCTCTTGAATCGCTATTCTGAGAATTATAGTCTAGTGGAGAAGGATGGAGCCATGCTGTTGGCATGGAAGAACAGAAATTTGATATCAGCTTCAGCCTGGTATTAA